In Oxalobacteraceae bacterium OTU3CINTB1, the sequence CTCCTGTTTAAGTATGCGTTTCGAAGATACACGTAGGGCGGATTAGCGCAGCGTAATCCGCCAATGCATGCGCCGTCGGCGGCTCAAAGATGGCGGATTACGGCGTTCCGCCTAATCCGCCCTACGTGTCCTTGTGGTTATGCTGTTTTCACGTTGCCTGGTTACGCGGCGTGTGGGGTCTGTCCCAACAATCCCTGTTCGCGGATGAAATCGATGACGGCTGTTACGCCGTCGCCGCTGCGCAGATTGGTGAAAATGAACGGACGCGCGCCGCGCTGCTGCTTGGCGTCCCGCGCCATCACATCCAGGTCCGCGCCCACGTGCGGCGCCAGATCGGTCTTGTTGATGATCAGCAGATCGGAGCGGGTGATGCCGGGACCACCCTTGCGTGGAATCTTCTCGCCGCCGGCAACGTCGATCACGTAAATCGTCAAATCCGACAGCTCCGGGCTGAAGGTGGCGGCCAGGTTGTCGCCGCCCGATTCGACCAGTATCAGGTCCAGGTTCGGAAAATCCGCCTGCATGCGGGCGATCGCCTCCAGATTGATCGAGGCATCCTCTCGGATGGCCGTGTGCGGACAGCCGCCGGTCTCCACGCCCATCAGCCGCTCGGCCGGCAGCGCGTCCGCACGCAGCAGGATCTCCATGTCCTCCTTGGTATAGATGTCGTTGGTGATGACGGCCATGTCGAACTGGTCGCGCATGCCTTTGCAAAGCATTTCGCACAAGGCGGTTTTGCCCGAGCCGACAGGGCCACCGATGCCCACGCGTAAAGGATTGGAAGTATTCATATGTTTTATATTGTTTATCTGGTTATGATCTATAAAGACGGCTGTACTGCACCTCGTGCCGCATCGACAGCAGCGACAATCCCGGCGCCCAATTGCACATATCGTCGTCGGAAACGGTTTGCGCGTAACGCGCCGCCGCCTCGATATCGTCTCGCAGCGAGAGCAACATGCGCTGGCCGGCCACCTGCCCCAGCGGCACGGATTTGACGCACACCAACACCTGGTTCTCGGCCCACGCGAACAGCATCGCCAGCAGCGCGGCGTCGTGGGGGATCTCCAGCGCCGCCACGGCGCAGGCGAAGGCGGTCGGCAACGCCACTTCCGGCTCGCCTTGCAGGTGCGCCAGCATCTCGGCGTCGACGATACCCAGTTCGGCGACCAGCTTGGTCAGCGAATACCCCATCTGGATGGTCTCGGCGCGGAATTCGGCGCTGTCGCGCGAAGCGATAAAACGCTCGCTCCACTCGGCGACCGCCGCCCAGTCGCGGCGCGACCAGGCTTGCATCAGCCGCCAGCCGACCGGCGCTTCCCACTGCGCCACCACCTCGTGCAGGTGACGCAGTATCCAGGCGCGCGCCTGCTCGGCGTTGGTGACCATGCCGTTTTCAAGCGCCGCCTCCAGCCCTTGCGAATAGCTGTACGCGCCGATCGGTAGGGCCGGACTGGCGAATTGCAGCAGATTCAATAATGCGGATGCCTGCATCAGAATGGACTCACCGTTGGTTCACCGTTGGACTCACTTCGGATCGCTGGGACGGTGGATCTTCTGGCGCAGCGGGATCGGCGCCAGCGGATGATGGCCGCCGTCGTCGTGATGCGCGTGACCGCCGCCGTAGGCGCCCGATTCCGGCTCGAAGGCGGCCTGCTCCTCCTCCACCTTGGCGCCCAGGCCGGCCAGCATCTCCTTCAACACCGCGTCGGCGCGAATACGCAGGAAACCATCGCCAACCTGCGCCTGCGTGTGGCGGTTACCGAGATGGAAGGCGCAGCGCAGCAAGGTGTGGGCGTCGGCGCAGGTGACCTTGTAGGTCGGCTCCGGCGCGGCCACCACCTTGACGACGCGCTTGTCCTCGCCGGTCAGCAGGTCGCCGTCGCGCAGCACCGTGCCGCGCACGGTGAAGACGGCGACATCCTCGCCGGTGTCCAGCGTGGCGCGCAGGCGGCATTTCTCGCGCAATTCGTAGGGCAGCACCAGCTGCGCGGCGATGTTGGCGGCCGCGTGGTCGGCCGCTGAAAGTTTGGTATGGAGGGTCAGCATAAGTGTCTAGAACAGGAAGTAACGCTGCGCCATCGGCAGCTCGGAGGCCGCTTCGCAGACCAGCAGCTCGCCGTCGGCGCGCACTTCGTAGGTTTCGGGATCGACTTCCATCTTCGGCGTGGCGCCGTTATGGATCATGTGGTGTTTGCGCAGCGCGCGCATGTCCTTGGCGACGATGAGGGTTTTATTCAGTTTAAGCTTGTCGCCGATGCCGTCGTCGAACGCCGCCTGCGAGACGAAGGTGAACGACTTTTTCAACCCGCCGCCGAAGGCGCCGAACATCATCCGGTAGTGCACCGGTTGTGGCGTCGGAATCGACGCGTTCGGGTCGCCCATCTGCGCGGCGGCGATCATGCCGCCCTTGAGTATCGTCGACGGCTTGACGCCGAAGAAGGCCGGCTTCCACAGCACCAGGTCGGCGATCTTGCCGACTTCCACCGAGCCCACTGCGTGCGCGATGCCGTGCGTGATGGCCGGGTTGATGGTGTACTTGGCGACGTAGCGCTTGACGCGGAAGTTATCGTTGCGCGAGGAATCCGGCGCCAGCGGTCCGCGCTGCACCTTCATCTTGTGCGCCGTCTGCCAGGTGCGCATGATGACTTCACCGACGCGGCCCATGGCCTGCGAGTCGGACGACATCATCGAGATGGCGCCGATGTCGTGCAGGATGTCCTCGGCGGCGATGGTTTCGCGGCGGATGCGCGACTCGGCGAAGGCCACGTCCTCGGCGATCGCCGCGTCCAGGTGGTGGCAGACCATCAGCATGTCCAAATGTTCGTCGAGCGTGTTAACGGTGAACGGGCGGGTTGGATTGGTCGACGACGGCAGCACATTGCCCTCGCCGACGGCGGCGATGATGTCCGGCGCGTGGCCGCCGCCCGCTCCTTCCGTGTGGAAGGTGTGGATGGTGCGGTCCTTGAACGCGGCGATCGTATCCGCCAGATAACCGCCCTCGTTGAGCGTGTCGCTGTGGATCGCCACCTGGATATCCATCTTGTCGGCCACGCTCAGGCAGTTGTCGATGGCGGCTGGCGTGCTGCCCCAGTCCTCGTGCAGTTTGAGGCCGATGGCGCCGGCCCGCACCTGCTCCTCCAGCGGCTCCGGCAGGCTGACGTTGCCCTTGCCGAGGAAGCCCAGGTTCATTGGAAAGGCGTCGGCCGCCCCCAGCATCGAATGCAGGTGCCACGGCCCCGGCGTGCAGGTGGTGGCGGAGGTGCCGGCCGACGGCCCGGTGCCGCCGCCGATCATCGTCGTCACGCCGCTCATCAAGGCTTCCTCGATCTGCTGCGGGCAGATAAAGTGGATGTGGGTGTCGACGCCGCCGGCGGTGACGATCTTGCCTTCGCCGGCGATGATCTCGGTGGCGCCGGCGATGATCATCGTCACGCCGGGCTGGATGTCCGGGTTGCCAGCCTTGCCGATGGCGGCGATCATGCCGTCCTTGATGCCGATATCGGCCTTGACGATGCCCCAGTGGTCGATGATGATCGCGTTGGTGATGACCGTGTCCATCACCAACGGGTCGGAACGCACGCGCTGCGACTGGCCCATGCCGTCGCGGATCACTTTGCCGCCGCCAAATTTGACTTCTTCGCCGTAGATGGCGTAATCGTGCTCGATTTCGATAAACAGTTCGGTGTCTGCCAGACGGACGCGGTCCCCTTTGGTGGGACCGAACATTTCCGAGTAGGCGCGGCGCGAGATTGTAGCCATGTTAGCCTTTTATTATTAGCTTTTCGGTGGATTGGTATCCAGCTTGCCCATCACTTTTCCATTGAAGCCGTAGACCTTCTGGTCCCCGCCCAGCTTCACCAGTTCGACGGTGCGCTGTTGTCCCGGCTCGAAGCGCACGGCGGTGCCGGCGGCGATGTTCAGGCGCCGTCCGTAAGCCTTCCAGCGCTCAAACTTGAGCTCCGTGTTCACCTCGAAGAAGTGGAAGTGCGAGCCGACCTGCACCGGACGGTCGCCCTGGTTGGTCACCACCACGCTCTCGGTTTCGCGGCCCTCATTGAGGCCGATCTCGCCCTCCGTGAGCAGATATTCACCGGGTATCATAGTGATCTCCTTGAAAAAGGTGTCGTGGGGTGGCTCGGGGTGGAACGTAAATGGGTATTCATGATGCGGTTCAGGGTATCGGGTTGTGCACGGTAACCAGCTTGCTGCCGTCGGGGAAAGTGGCTTCCACCTGGATGTCCGGGATCATCTCCGGTATCCCTTCCATGACCTGGTCGCGCGTCAGTATCCGGGTGCCGTCGGCCATCAGCTGGGCCACCGACTTGCCGTCGCGCGCGCCCTCCATGATGGCGCAGGTGATCAACGCGATCGCCTCCGGATAATTCAGTTTCAGGCCGCGCGCGAGACGGCGCTCGGCCACGATGCCGGCGGTGAAAATCAGCAGCTTGTCTTTTTCTCTTGGTGTCAGATCCATGTTCGGGGTTCCAGTATCAGGTTTGCCAGATGCGCGGCGTGACGGCCTCGCGTTCCAGCAGATGCGGGCGCACCCGGCGCCACGCGGTGAGCATGAGGCGGCGCGCGGTTTCGCTGTCGTCGCCCAGATGGCGCGCCACCAGCACGCCCTTGGTATGGGTGATGCCGAAGGCGTGGTCGCCGTCGGCGGCGATGTCGGCGCGGATGTTGGACAACAGCTCGGCCAGCACGGCGGCCGGCAGCGGTTTTCCGGCGGCGATCAAGGTCGCGCAGACGGTGTGACCATTCAGCGCCAGCGGACTGCCGAGACGACCGCCGACCATCGCGCCCTGCTCCCACCAGATCAATTTCCCGTCACGGCGGATGCTGCTGCGCTGCGTGACGGTACCGGTGTTGAATACCTCGCCGGAACCGCGACGGCCCATGCACAGGATTTCGCAGCCGATGAAGGTGGCGCCGGCGGCCAACTCCACGTGCTGTTCCAGCACCACGTTAGCGGTATCAAAAAAGATGGTTTCCTGTGGCAGCCATTCGAGCGCGGCGCCCTCGTTCAGGTGCAGGTGGACGGTCTGGCGGGAGACCTTGCCATTGGCCTTGTACCACTTGGCGGCGCCAGGCGTGGTGATGAAGGCGTGGGCGCGGTCGCCGACGCCGATATCGATCGCGAGCTGGTCGCCGCCAACCACGCCGCCCGGCGGGTGGACCACGATGGCGTGGCAGACCTTGGCGTCTTCGGGGTACAGCGCCTTCTGCACGCGCAGAGGCCCATAGTGGATGTTGTTGAATAGCCGGGTGGTACCGCCGTCGTCCGCGAATCCGAGCGTG encodes:
- the ureE gene encoding urease accessory protein UreE, whose amino-acid sequence is MLTLHTKLSAADHAAANIAAQLVLPYELREKCRLRATLDTGEDVAVFTVRGTVLRDGDLLTGEDKRVVKVVAAPEPTYKVTCADAHTLLRCAFHLGNRHTQAQVGDGFLRIRADAVLKEMLAGLGAKVEEEQAAFEPESGAYGGGHAHHDDGGHHPLAPIPLRQKIHRPSDPK
- a CDS encoding urease subunit gamma, producing the protein MDLTPREKDKLLIFTAGIVAERRLARGLKLNYPEAIALITCAIMEGARDGKSVAQLMADGTRILTRDQVMEGIPEMIPDIQVEATFPDGSKLVTVHNPIP
- the ureG gene encoding urease accessory protein UreG encodes the protein MNTSNPLRVGIGGPVGSGKTALCEMLCKGMRDQFDMAVITNDIYTKEDMEILLRADALPAERLMGVETGGCPHTAIREDASINLEAIARMQADFPNLDLILVESGGDNLAATFSPELSDLTIYVIDVAGGEKIPRKGGPGITRSDLLIINKTDLAPHVGADLDVMARDAKQQRGARPFIFTNLRSGDGVTAVIDFIREQGLLGQTPHAA
- a CDS encoding urease accessory protein UreF — protein: MQASALLNLLQFASPALPIGAYSYSQGLEAALENGMVTNAEQARAWILRHLHEVVAQWEAPVGWRLMQAWSRRDWAAVAEWSERFIASRDSAEFRAETIQMGYSLTKLVAELGIVDAEMLAHLQGEPEVALPTAFACAVAALEIPHDAALLAMLFAWAENQVLVCVKSVPLGQVAGQRMLLSLRDDIEAAARYAQTVSDDDMCNWAPGLSLLSMRHEVQYSRLYRS
- the ureC gene encoding urease subunit alpha translates to MATISRRAYSEMFGPTKGDRVRLADTELFIEIEHDYAIYGEEVKFGGGKVIRDGMGQSQRVRSDPLVMDTVITNAIIIDHWGIVKADIGIKDGMIAAIGKAGNPDIQPGVTMIIAGATEIIAGEGKIVTAGGVDTHIHFICPQQIEEALMSGVTTMIGGGTGPSAGTSATTCTPGPWHLHSMLGAADAFPMNLGFLGKGNVSLPEPLEEQVRAGAIGLKLHEDWGSTPAAIDNCLSVADKMDIQVAIHSDTLNEGGYLADTIAAFKDRTIHTFHTEGAGGGHAPDIIAAVGEGNVLPSSTNPTRPFTVNTLDEHLDMLMVCHHLDAAIAEDVAFAESRIRRETIAAEDILHDIGAISMMSSDSQAMGRVGEVIMRTWQTAHKMKVQRGPLAPDSSRNDNFRVKRYVAKYTINPAITHGIAHAVGSVEVGKIADLVLWKPAFFGVKPSTILKGGMIAAAQMGDPNASIPTPQPVHYRMMFGAFGGGLKKSFTFVSQAAFDDGIGDKLKLNKTLIVAKDMRALRKHHMIHNGATPKMEVDPETYEVRADGELLVCEAASELPMAQRYFLF
- a CDS encoding urease subunit beta, translating into MIPGEYLLTEGEIGLNEGRETESVVVTNQGDRPVQVGSHFHFFEVNTELKFERWKAYGRRLNIAAGTAVRFEPGQQRTVELVKLGGDQKVYGFNGKVMGKLDTNPPKS
- a CDS encoding urease accessory protein UreD yields the protein MPDCTAPSDLAASAAHAAWQANLTLGFADDGGTTRLFNNIHYGPLRVQKALYPEDAKVCHAIVVHPPGGVVGGDQLAIDIGVGDRAHAFITTPGAAKWYKANGKVSRQTVHLHLNEGAALEWLPQETIFFDTANVVLEQHVELAAGATFIGCEILCMGRRGSGEVFNTGTVTQRSSIRRDGKLIWWEQGAMVGGRLGSPLALNGHTVCATLIAAGKPLPAAVLAELLSNIRADIAADGDHAFGITHTKGVLVARHLGDDSETARRLMLTAWRRVRPHLLEREAVTPRIWQT